A section of the Elizabethkingia anophelis R26 genome encodes:
- a CDS encoding low molecular weight protein-tyrosine-phosphatase — protein MKILMVCLGNICRSPLAEGILKSKLPNNYIVDSAGTIAMHEGEHPDKRSVKVAALHNIDISKQRSRPIQPKDLEYFDRIYCMDHNNLKDVSAMAKNEGQRQKISLILDVLHDNNNTEVPDPYWGNQQDFEDVFQLLNKACDIIKSQLPE, from the coding sequence ATGAAAATTCTAATGGTCTGCCTGGGTAATATTTGCCGGTCTCCTTTAGCTGAAGGAATTCTAAAATCTAAACTTCCGAACAATTATATAGTAGACAGCGCCGGAACTATAGCTATGCATGAAGGCGAACATCCCGATAAACGATCTGTAAAAGTTGCAGCATTACACAATATAGATATTTCCAAACAGCGTTCCCGTCCCATTCAGCCCAAAGATTTAGAATATTTTGACAGAATATACTGTATGGATCATAATAATCTAAAAGATGTATCTGCGATGGCTAAAAATGAAGGGCAAAGACAAAAAATATCTTTGATACTCGATGTTCTTCATGATAATAACAATACCGAAGTTCCCGATCCATATTGGGGAAATCAGCAGGATTTTGAAGATGTATTCCAATTACTGAACAAAGCCTGTGATATTATAAAATCTCAACTCCCAGAATAA
- a CDS encoding SAM-dependent methyltransferase, producing the protein MLFLLPAYLSENTPVEHFGSVIKEYILQTDYFFVENEKTARKVIKFFAPEKKQSDLKLFLLDKYSETADLKEAQELMKKGQDFCLLSEAGLPCIADPGNIMVAWAHRNNIKVVPVNGPSSIILALISSGFNGQQFTFHGYLPIDKGEKRKQILHLESLVQKTGYTQIFMETPYRNNKLLEELTKTLNGKTLLSVAANINDPEGEFIKTQSINDWKKSKTDFHKIPAIFVLGK; encoded by the coding sequence ATGCTTTTCTTATTACCTGCATATCTTTCGGAAAATACACCTGTAGAACATTTTGGCTCAGTAATCAAAGAGTATATTTTGCAAACAGATTATTTCTTTGTAGAAAATGAAAAAACAGCCCGTAAAGTCATTAAATTCTTTGCTCCTGAAAAAAAGCAATCTGACTTAAAACTGTTTTTGCTTGATAAATATTCTGAAACTGCAGACCTAAAGGAAGCTCAGGAGCTTATGAAGAAAGGACAAGACTTTTGTCTGTTATCTGAAGCAGGTTTACCTTGTATTGCGGATCCGGGAAATATAATGGTAGCCTGGGCACATCGAAACAATATAAAAGTAGTCCCTGTAAATGGACCAAGTTCTATTATATTAGCGTTAATTTCCAGTGGATTCAACGGACAGCAATTTACTTTTCACGGTTATTTACCTATAGATAAAGGGGAGAAAAGAAAGCAAATCCTTCATTTGGAATCACTTGTTCAGAAGACAGGTTATACTCAGATTTTCATGGAGACTCCGTATCGCAACAACAAGTTACTGGAGGAACTTACCAAAACACTAAATGGTAAAACATTGCTTTCCGTAGCAGCCAATATTAATGACCCGGAAGGAGAGTTTATTAAAACCCAGAGCATTAACGATTGGAAAAAATCCAAAACCGATTTTCATAAGATTCCCGCTATTTTTGTTTTAGGAAAATAG
- a CDS encoding AI-2E family transporter, translated as MKAFLSWPFYLKLASVLISIMILGYLAIQGQDLIIPMVMGLLFAILLVPVCNFLEKKLRFNRSISAIVVSVLGLALIGFILYLIGVQTTSFSEDWPAFQKQITAAFDSIQDWIAHKFGVQKHKQLTYINDLAQKSLSTGTVIVEKMLKSITYILMLIGLTFLFTLFILIYRRQLVRFIIMCFADKHKAVVMDVVNSIQYMVKKYLIGLIIQMVLVTILSFIAYTIIGIKYNFLLAIITGIFNVLPYLGILIATVLGVFVTFATSSAANVLWVLVGMVAVHAVDGNIIMPKIVGSQVKLNSLIVIIGLIVGESIWGVMGMFLTIPIMAIAKIIFDRVEDLKPWGYLMGDDDDAKEYGNEELLPIEEDETEMEIEK; from the coding sequence ATGAAGGCATTTTTATCATGGCCGTTTTATCTTAAACTGGCTTCAGTACTTATTAGCATAATGATCTTGGGTTACCTGGCTATTCAGGGGCAGGATTTAATCATTCCTATGGTTATGGGATTGTTATTTGCAATATTACTTGTACCTGTATGCAACTTTCTGGAGAAAAAATTACGATTTAACCGTTCTATATCTGCAATTGTAGTCAGTGTATTGGGATTAGCCCTAATAGGATTTATACTATATCTTATAGGAGTACAAACGACAAGTTTTTCAGAAGACTGGCCTGCTTTTCAGAAACAGATTACTGCAGCTTTTGATAGCATCCAGGATTGGATTGCCCATAAATTTGGAGTACAAAAACATAAGCAGCTTACATATATCAACGACCTTGCGCAAAAGTCATTAAGTACCGGGACAGTTATTGTTGAAAAAATGCTAAAGTCAATCACCTATATTCTGATGTTGATTGGTCTTACTTTTTTATTTACCTTATTCATACTTATATACCGAAGACAATTAGTTCGCTTTATCATTATGTGTTTTGCAGACAAGCATAAAGCTGTAGTAATGGATGTTGTAAACAGTATTCAGTATATGGTAAAGAAATACCTGATAGGTCTTATTATACAAATGGTACTGGTAACTATTTTATCTTTTATAGCTTACACTATTATCGGAATAAAGTATAATTTCCTTTTGGCTATTATCACAGGAATATTCAATGTATTACCATATCTGGGGATCTTAATAGCTACTGTATTAGGTGTTTTTGTGACTTTTGCCACCTCTTCAGCTGCCAATGTACTATGGGTTTTAGTAGGAATGGTTGCCGTACATGCAGTAGACGGAAACATTATCATGCCTAAAATTGTAGGATCACAGGTTAAACTAAACTCGCTGATTGTAATTATTGGGCTTATAGTAGGAGAAAGTATTTGGGGAGTTATGGGAATGTTCCTTACAATTCCGATTATGGCTATTGCCAAAATTATTTTCGACAGAGTAGAAGATTTAAAACCATGGGGCTATCTAATGGGGGATGATGACGATGCAAAAGAATATGGAAATGAAGAGCTTCTGCCAATTGAAGAGGATGAGACAGAAATGGAAATAGAAAAATAA
- a CDS encoding GreA/GreB family elongation factor — MSEHIIVTTGIYDVIKDQLRRKKVTPEQEIRLANELKTAKQVLRRDLPKEVVTVNRRVVIKDHTADTEKEYIFVPSTKAKPQKSKYSILSDIALATVGYKVGDIIDWPFVDGERKIEILKVEPFEN; from the coding sequence ATGTCAGAACATATTATTGTAACAACCGGAATTTATGATGTAATCAAAGATCAATTAAGAAGAAAGAAAGTAACACCTGAACAGGAGATAAGATTAGCCAATGAGCTTAAAACCGCAAAACAGGTACTTAGAAGAGATCTTCCAAAAGAAGTTGTAACCGTTAACAGAAGAGTTGTTATAAAGGATCATACTGCAGATACCGAAAAAGAATACATTTTTGTACCTTCTACGAAAGCAAAACCACAAAAGAGTAAATATTCTATACTTTCAGATATTGCTTTAGCTACTGTGGGGTATAAGGTAGGAGATATCATAGACTGGCCGTTTGTAGATGGCGAAAGGAAAATAGAAATTCTGAAAGTTGAACCTTTCGAAAACTAA